From a single Mucilaginibacter terrenus genomic region:
- a CDS encoding cation:proton antiporter domain-containing protein: MTTYTTLIILSGLVIFSYLFDLIAGKTKIPSVILLLFLGIGIRLVVDYFQLLKFNFTPLLPALGTLGLILIVFEGALELKYTKDKNAVIKRSFISALSILLFTALLITAAFYYITGESIYKCFINAIPFCVVSSAIAIPSASGLDKDKKEFIIYESSFSDILTVVLFNFMISNTHINFGSFAKLGVELTLILFVAAGSCLLLLYLIGRLSHHIKSFLVISILIMVYSIGQSFHLSSLIIVLALGLFLNNARQINFSWFRKFFIYPTLGHDIKQLFQLSAESAFLIRTFFFIIFGYTMDIIQLQNWTVLINGGIVLLSIYLVRFLYIKLVLKTSLIPELVLIPRGLISVLLFYNIPVDLKLPEIGTGLLFVVILGTSVIMSLGLLGTSRPPNTQEFHDV; the protein is encoded by the coding sequence TTGACTACTTACACTACACTCATTATACTCAGCGGACTGGTAATCTTCAGCTACCTGTTTGACCTGATCGCAGGAAAAACCAAGATACCGTCGGTGATATTGCTGCTATTCCTGGGCATTGGCATTCGGCTGGTGGTAGATTATTTCCAATTGTTAAAGTTCAATTTTACACCGCTGCTACCCGCTTTAGGTACACTGGGGCTTATACTTATCGTATTTGAAGGGGCGCTGGAGCTTAAGTACACCAAAGATAAAAATGCTGTCATCAAACGATCTTTTATATCAGCGTTAAGCATACTGTTATTTACGGCATTGCTAATAACCGCGGCATTTTACTACATCACCGGAGAGAGTATATACAAATGTTTTATTAACGCTATACCATTTTGCGTGGTCAGCTCTGCCATTGCAATTCCATCGGCTTCAGGGTTGGATAAAGACAAAAAGGAGTTTATCATCTACGAGTCCTCCTTTTCAGATATCCTTACGGTAGTGTTATTTAATTTCATGATCAGCAATACCCACATTAATTTTGGATCATTTGCTAAGCTGGGGGTAGAACTTACGCTGATATTGTTTGTCGCTGCGGGCTCGTGTCTGCTTTTGCTTTATTTGATTGGCAGGTTGAGCCACCATATCAAATCGTTCCTGGTTATCTCAATACTGATAATGGTTTACAGTATCGGGCAGTCATTTCACCTGTCTTCACTCATCATAGTGCTGGCGCTGGGCTTGTTCCTTAATAATGCGCGTCAGATAAACTTTAGCTGGTTCCGGAAGTTTTTTATCTATCCTACCCTTGGGCATGATATCAAACAGTTATTCCAGTTGTCTGCAGAAAGTGCTTTTCTCATCCGCACCTTCTTCTTTATCATATTCGGCTATACCATGGATATCATTCAATTACAGAACTGGACGGTACTGATCAACGGAGGCATTGTACTACTATCCATTTACCTGGTGAGGTTCCTATACATCAAACTGGTTTTAAAAACAAGCTTGATCCCAGAGCTGGTACTCATCCCACGGGGTTTAATAAGCGTGTTGCTGTTTTATAATATTCCTGTAGACCTTAAACTACCTGAGATTGGCACTGGGTTATTATTCGTGGTGATACTTGGCACCAGTGTTATCATGAGCCTGGGGCTGCTTGGCACCAGTCGGCCACCAAATACACAGGAATTTCACGACGTTTAA
- a CDS encoding SDR family NAD(P)-dependent oxidoreductase: protein MNIIITGASSGVGFEAVLELILSGKHKVIALARSQDKLERLLEIAKGLNPDCELYAIAFDIVHDDYAGLTQFIASNLDGRVDALINNAGVLINKPFAELLEMDFVEMLQSNYLGHVRIIQSLLPQMVNGSHIVNIGSMGGFQGSAKFAGLAAYSASKAALHTLTECLALELADQGIKVNCLALGSAQTEMLEQAFPGYESPVMAFEMGKYIADFALTGHRFFNGKILPVALGTP, encoded by the coding sequence ATGAACATTATTATAACAGGTGCCAGCAGTGGTGTTGGTTTTGAAGCAGTGCTGGAGCTTATACTCTCCGGAAAACACAAGGTTATAGCGCTTGCCCGTTCGCAGGACAAGCTGGAGCGCTTGCTGGAGATTGCAAAAGGCCTAAACCCCGACTGTGAATTATATGCAATAGCGTTTGATATTGTGCATGACGATTACGCGGGACTTACGCAGTTCATCGCATCTAACTTAGATGGGCGTGTTGATGCGCTTATCAACAATGCCGGAGTACTCATCAATAAACCTTTCGCCGAGTTGCTCGAAATGGACTTTGTAGAAATGCTGCAAAGCAATTATCTGGGCCACGTGCGCATTATACAAAGCTTACTGCCGCAGATGGTAAATGGGTCGCACATTGTGAACATAGGCAGCATGGGCGGTTTCCAGGGAAGTGCAAAGTTCGCCGGGCTCGCTGCTTACTCGGCCAGTAAAGCAGCGTTGCATACGTTAACCGAATGTTTGGCACTTGAGTTAGCAGACCAGGGCATTAAGGTGAACTGCCTGGCGCTCGGTTCAGCTCAAACGGAAATGCTCGAGCAGGCTTTCCCGGGTTACGAGTCGCCGGTAATGGCTTTTGAAATGGGTAAATACATTGCCGATTTCGCGCTTACAGGCCATCGCTTTTTCAATGGGAAAATACTGCCTGTCGCTTTAGGTACGCCGTGA